In Montipora foliosa isolate CH-2021 chromosome 13, ASM3666993v2, whole genome shotgun sequence, one DNA window encodes the following:
- the LOC137982703 gene encoding uncharacterized protein yields MQYITVDQIIRMISSYGLGALIAKFDVEAAYRNIAVHPSDRYLLGMRWRKHYYVDLALPFGLRSAPYIFNSVADMVEWILLHTHNVSALLHYLDDFITAGPPDTNQCAENLATSIAVCRSLGLPLHPDKCIGPSTRLVVLGIELDSVAQVACLPSDKLLALQVLLQSWRNRRWCTRRELESLIGHLHHAAKVVWPGRTFLRRMINLLQCFRKRDHPIRLNSEFHLDLQWWLQFLSSWHGVYFWLFPGMSATPDLEVTSDASGSLGFGAYFNGEWFSGAWVSSQASHSTAYKELFPIIIAAHVWGPHFARRHVSTPGSVASSVHSTSSPGRIDWLSLERQCQFLLAHGLADSTRRSYASGQRKFVNFCAHLGKLHPSGSPCPTDEWTLCLFATFLAGSVQHSSIKVYLSAVRALHIEEGFPDPLVNCLRLQRVLRGIKRTQGSPEAQRLPITDHILMIIFRSLDLSIFDHCMFWAACNLAYFGFLRSAEFTVPNLASFTPALHLSVGDISVDSDANPSCLRVRIKASKTDPFRKGCFVHIGQGRFPLCALQAVLAYLAVRGNSGGPLFLFQDGRPLTRAVLTARLREILAGAGVSGNFSSHSFRIGAATVAARNGIPDHLIQALGRWCSSAYQSYIRTPSESLASLSSHLASGSVGS; encoded by the exons ATGCAATACATCACGGTTGATCAGATCATTCGTATGATCTCAAGCTATGGCTTAGGTGCCCTGATTGCTAAATTCGATGTTGAGGCAGCCTACCGCAACATAGCTGTCCATCCATCTGATCGATATCTCTTGGGTATGAGATGGCGGAAGCACTATTATGTTGATTTAGCGTTACCATTTGGCCTCCGCTCTGCTCCTTATATTTTCAATTCTGTGGCGGACATGGTGGAGTGGATTCTCCTACATACACACAATGTTTCTGCGCTGTTACATTATTTAGACGATTTTATTACTGCAGGACCGCCGGATACTAACCAATGTGCTGAGAACTTAGCCACTTCCATAGCTGTTTGCCGTTCCTTAGGACTTCCACTCCACCCGGATAAGTGCATTGGCCCGTCCACGCGTTTAGTTGTTTTGGGCATTGAGTTAGACTCAGTGGCTCAGGTGGCCTGCCTCCCCTCGGACAAGCTCCTTGCTTTACAGGTGCTGCTGCAGTCGTGGCGGAATCGTCGCTGGTGTACTCGGCGCGAACTGGAGTCCCTCATTGGCCACTTACATCATGCCGCCAAGGTCGTGTGGCCCGGTCGTACCTTCCTGCGTCGTATGATCAATCTGCTCCAGTGTTTTCGTAAACGGGACCATCCAATCCGCCTGAATTCTGAATTTCACCTGGATCTTCAGTGGTGGCTTCAGTTTTTGTCCTCTTGGCATGGCGTCTATTTTTGGTTGTTTCCCGGCATGTCGGCCACCCCTGACCTCGAAGTTACATCGGACGCATCCGGTTCCCTTGGCTTTGGTGCTTACTTCAATGGGGAGTGGTTCAGCGGCGCATGGGTTTCTTCTCAAGCCTCTCACTCTACCGCCTATAAAGAGTTGTTCCCGATTATCATTGCCGCTCATGTTTGGGGGCCCCACTTCGCCAGGCGCCAT GTTAGCACCCCAGGCTCAGTCGCTTCCAGTGTCCATTCCACCTCATCTCCTGGAAGAATTGATTGGCTCTCATTAGAGCGGCAGTGCCAGTTCCTGTTAGCCCATGGTTTGGCTGACTCCACCCGGAGATCTTATGCATCTGGCCAGAGGAAATTTGTCAACTTCTGTGCGCATTTGGGCAAGTTGCATCCCAGTGGCTCCCCGTGCCCCACCGATGAATGGACATTGTGCCTCTTTGCCACTTTTCTGGCGGGATCGGTTCAGCACTCTTCGATCAAAGTTTACCTTTCAGCAGTTCGTGCCCTGCATATCGAAGAAGGCTTCCCAGACCCTCTGGTGAACTGTCTACGTTTGCAGCGGGTTCTTCGTGGGATCAAACGGACCCAAGGTTCCCCTGAGGCTCAGCGCCTTCCTATTACGGATCACATTTTGATGATCATCTTTAGGTCTTTGGATTTATCAATTTTCGACCACTGCATGTTTTGGGCCGCCTGCAACCTAGCATATTTCGGCTTCCTCCGATCTGCTGAATTTACTGTTCCTAATTTGGCTAGTTTCACCCCGGCACTCCACTTAAGTGTCGGTGACATTTCGGTAGACTCTGACGCCAATCCTTCCTGCCTGCGCGTGCGGATTAAAGCCTCCAAGACTGACCCTTTTCGGAAAGGCTGCTTTGTCCACATTGGCCAGGGACGCTTTCCTCTGTGCGCCCTTCAAGCTGTTTTGGCCTATTTGGCTGTGAGAGGGAACTCGGGTGGCcctctctttcttttccaggATGGTCGGCCCCTAACTCGCGCTGTCCTCACTGCTCGTCTCAGAGAAATCCTTGCTGGAGCGGGTGTGTCGGGCAATTTCTCCAGTCACAGTTTTCGCATTGGTGCGGCCACGGTGGCAGCTCGCAACGGCATCCCCGATCACCTTATTCAGGCCTTGGGTCGTTGGTGTAGTTCAGCGTACCAGTCGTACATTCGCACTCCTTCCGAGTCATTGGCTTCCCTCTCTTCTCATCTCGCGTCTGGCTCAGTTGGCTCGTGA
- the LOC137982292 gene encoding ras GTPase-activating protein 3-like, whose translation MAAGVNLSDVRTEETLKIRIGEAKNLQPRKEPRYSRNCYCVVTLDQEEVFRTATVEKSLCPFFGEDVHFEVPRDFRTLCFYLFDTDLIGKDTVLGKVAIKKGCVQTYHTDTWLPLVHVEPDTEVQGRIHLEIKQYEFIPDTDEDEFSNTPKLSIRILECSDLFGCNGNGTFSDPYVSVSIHGPLSRSEPKKTKVKKRTLNPQFEESFLFEIPPDDVESLVLRCAAWSASLIGEDVFLGEVRVPLSKCDLSSTHEGWYWLGPREDKNEPPGKQDLGSLRLRVCHTEDHVFPSSFYDPLRETILGIKDGQDVQTTAAHILGELVKDKATVARSFVRVFSHHNQVVDFIKLVVYHEVQSTKDSNTLFRGNSLATKSVDEFMKHAGMYYLHDTIKCLVDEIYDDHKRCEIDPAKLREGESLDANLVNLRGYVNRIFAAITCSAMACPTVMCQVFYNIKEAATSKFPDDDDVCFTSVSGFVFLRFFAPAILNPKLFQMRNEHPDAQTARTLTLISKAIQSLGNVVSSVLCGQVKEPYMETLKSVILDQEHITAVKRFLEIISSPSRAQGLPVDSTIVLKEGMLIKRAQGRSRFCFKTFKKRFFVLTNKGLSYSKDKTKPTLGHIPVCDILSAERLGEGSFHLKLMMQIIQPDKLLYIQASNTVEEREWIRALRKVCQSNPHRAENFHPEAYIFGKWLCCKNQAEKSTGCTPVTEVPRPKCVNVAIDCDREIERIHSLFLLYLDKLDELQSECESQCESFAAEGTDPKLWQQRLRTINDIRSHVISLEQEHKQHRKITNRLTRHGSKKCPWGPTQESPDPFRRLILQ comes from the exons ATGGCGGCTGGAGTAAACTTGAGTGATGTACGAACAGAGGAAACATTGAAAATAAGAATAG GGGAAGCAAAAAACCTGCAACCGAGGAAAGAACCGAGATATTCGAGAAATTGTTATTGCGTCGTGACACTCGACCAAGAAGAAGTATTTCGTACCGCCACAGTGGAAAAAAGTTTGTG TCCCTTCTTTGGAGAAGATGTGCATTTTGAAGTTCCAAGAGACTTTCGAACATTGTGCTTTTATCTTTTTGACACTGATCTCATAGGAAAGGACACCGTGCTTGGAAAG GTTGCTATCAAGAAAGGTTGTGTACAAACTTATCATACAGATACATGGCTTCCTTTAGTTCACGTTGAACCTGATACTGAAGTCCAGGGAAGAATacacttggaaattaaacaATATGAGTTTATACCTGATACAGATGAAGATGAATTTTCAAATACACCCAAACTTAGTATACG AATTTTAGAATGTTCTGACTTATTTGGATGCAATGGAAATGGTACATTCTCTGATCCTTATGTTAGTGTCAGTATACATGGACCCCTCTCAAG GTCAGAACCTAAAAAGACCAAAGTCAAGAAAAGAACATTGAACCCACAATTTGAAGAATCGTTTCTCTTCGAG ATACCTCCAGATGATGTGGAAAGTTTGGTGTTAAG ATGTGCAGCATGGAGTGCTAGTCTTATTGGAGAAGATGTATTTCTCGGAGAA GTTAGAGTTCCTTTAAGCAAGTGTGACTTGTCTTCAACACACGAAGGATG GTATTGGCTTGGTCCACGTGAGGATAAAAATGAGCCACCCGGCAAGCAGGACTTGGGATCCCTGAGGCTCAGAGTTTGTCACACAGAGGACCATGTTTTTCCATCAAGTTTCTATGATCCTTTGAGGGAAACAATTTTAGGAATCAAAGATGGGCAG GATGTTCAAACAACAGCTGCCCATATTTTAGGTGAATTAGTTAAAGACAAGGCCACTGTGGCACGGTCATTTGTCAGAGTTTTCTCCCACCACAACCAG GTTGTAGATTTTATTAAACTGGTTGTATATCATGAAGTACAAAGTACAAA AGATTCCAACACTCTCTTCAGAGGCAATTCTCTTGCAACAAAGTCTGTTGATGAATTCATGAAACATGCTGGCATGTATTACCTTCATGATACCATCAAATGCTTAGTTGACGAG ATATATGATGACCACAAACGTTGTGAGATTGACCCAGCTAAACTAAGAGAGGGGGAGTCTTTAGATGCAAATTTG GTTAATCTTCGAGGTTATGTAAACAGGATATTTGCTGCCATAACGTGTTCTGCCATGGCTTGCCCAACTGTTATGTGTCAAGTGTTCTATAACATCAAAGAGGCAGCAACCTCAAAATTCCCAG ATGACGATGATGTCTGTTTCACATCTGTTAGTGGCTTTGTGTTTCTGAGATTTTTTGCCCCTGCCATTTTAAACCCTAAATTGTTTCAAATGAGAAATGAACATCCA GATGCACAAACAGCAAGAACTCTTACGTTAATATCCAAGGCGATACAAAGTCTTGGAAATGTGGTCAGCTCTGTGCTG TGTGGACAGGTTAAAGAGCCATATATGGAGACATTGAAGTCAGTTATTCTAGACCAAGAACACATAACTGCTGTCAAGCGG TTTTTAGAGATTATCTCATCACCCAGCAGAGCACAAGGGCTCCCAGTTGATTCAACTATTGTTCTCAAGGAAGG AATGTTGATAAAGAGAGCCCAAGGAAGAAGTCGTTTTTGTTTCAAGACCTTCAAGAAGAgattttttgttttgaccaaTAAAGGGCTTTCTTACTCTAAAGACAAAACTAAGCCTACTCTTGGTCACATTCCTGTGTGTGATATCCTGAGCGCAGAACGTCTGGGAGAGGGATCCTTCCATTTGAAATTG ATGATGCAGATCATTCAACCTGATAAGTTGTTATACATTCAAGCAAGCAACACTGTAGAGGAAAGAGAATG GATACGTGCCCTGCGTAAAGTATGCCAGAGTAATCCACACAGAGCTGAAAATTTTCACCCTGAGGCTTACATATTTGGAAAGTGGCTCTG ctgCAAAAACCAGGCAGAAAAATCAACAGGCTGCACGCCAGTCACTGA AGTCCCTCGGCCCAAATGTGTAAATGTGGCAATAGATTGTGACCGAGAGATAGAGAGAATACACTCGTTATTCTTATTGTATCTCGACAAATTGGATGAATTGCAGA GTGAATGTGAAAGCCAGTGTGAAAGCTTTGCAGCAGAAGGAACAGACCCTAAactttggcaacagaggttgaGGACCATCAATGACATTCGTTCTCATGTTATTAGCTTAGAACAAGAACACAAACAGCACCGGAAAATTACAAATAGGCTCACAAGACACGGCAGCAA aAAATGTCCATGGGGACCAACCCAAGAATCTCCAGATCCTTTTAGACGATTGATCCTCCAGTAG